The DNA window GAAGCGGCGTCTTTCAACACGTCGATGGCTTCAATATCAGAAGGGTTCAAATAATCGATATTGCCAACAGGTACGCCGTCTACTATGTACAAAGGGTTTGAATTCCCAATAGTACCAATACCACGAATCGTAACTCTAGTTCCTGCTCCTGGAGATCCATTATTTTTGGTAATGTTCACCCCGGCAGCAATCCCTTGAAGGGCGTCCATAGCAGAAACGGTGTTTAAATTTTGAAGGTCTTCTCCTTTAAAATTAGAAGAGGCCCCGGTAATTAAACCTTTTTTCTGAGTTCCGTACCCCACTACTACTACTTCCTGTAACGATTGCGATTCAGGATTCATTTTTACATTAATGGTGTTTCTACCCTTAATGGCTTCCTGCACGTTCGCATAACCTACAAAACTATAAACTAAAGTGCCGTTAGCATCGGCTTTTAATTGATAGTTTCCATCCATATCCGAAGATGTGGCCTTTGTTGTTCCTTTAATTAAAATTGAAGCTCCAGGAACGGGTAATCCGTTTTCGTCTACTACTTTTCCTTTTATGGAAACATCTTGTGCTTGGCCATAAACAGAAAATAGAACGGATAAAAAACAAAAAATAAGTAATTTTGTTAATTTCATTTTTCTAAAATTTTGGTTAGTTATTAATTTTGTGTTAAAGTGTATCAAATCTAATTATTTTTTTTTGAAAGTTGTATTCATAAAAACTATACATTTTCAATTTAGCGAAATCGATTGAAAAAATCACTGTATTCAAGACAAGATGTGATTTTTCATTTTAATAAATTAAATCGATATGCTAGAAATGTTGTGGTAATGTTAAGTTAAATAGTAAACAACGAACGTCAAAAAAACAACAAGAATTTGCAATAAATACACACAATTGTATTTATATTTACAAATGTAAAATAGTTGTTAAGTTTATAGTAATCAAATTTTGTCAATTATTAATCGATTTTTTACTAATCATGAAATTATTCTTTAAAATAATTATCATAAACAAATTTTTATATGATTCGTGATGCTTACCGAGAAATTACCCGACTGATTCCCGAAGATAGTTTCTTAGTGGAGCAGCGAGTAAAAGATGATTTCGATTTCCCTATACACTTTCATCCAGAATACGAACTCAACTTTATTTATAGAGGTAAAGGAGTGCGACGAATTATCGGAGATCATACCGAAGAAATAGATGATATAGAATTGGTGTTAGTTGGACCTAACGTGGTTCACGGTTGGGAACTGCATAATTGTACCTGCAAAGAGATTTACGAAATTACGATTCATATTCACAATGATTTGTTAGATCAAAAAATGTTGTCTCGGAGAATATTCAAGCCCATTAGTGACATGTTTAAAAGAGCCAAACACGGCATTCTTTTTTCGAGAGAAACAACTAATTCACTAATGCCTCGAATTATGGTTTTGGCACGAATAACGGGTTTGCAATATTATTTAGAGTTTATTTCGATCTTGAATGAATTGGCCATTTCAGAGGGGCAAAGAGAGCTTTCAGTTTCGATAGACGA is part of the Flavobacterium nackdongense genome and encodes:
- a CDS encoding helix-turn-helix domain-containing protein — its product is MIRDAYREITRLIPEDSFLVEQRVKDDFDFPIHFHPEYELNFIYRGKGVRRIIGDHTEEIDDIELVLVGPNVVHGWELHNCTCKEIYEITIHIHNDLLDQKMLSRRIFKPISDMFKRAKHGILFSRETTNSLMPRIMVLARITGLQYYLEFISILNELAISEGQRELSVSIDEKEDFHNSDKIKKVYDYIQENFSKTITLDEISKLVNMSPVSFNRFIKHRTGKTFVHYLNDTRISFAARWLLETELSIGEISFKCGFNNIANFNRLFKQAKNTTPKEFKKQYIGLKRVM